In Burkholderia gladioli, a genomic segment contains:
- a CDS encoding glycoside hydrolase family 16 protein, with protein sequence MTGSRRARACRLAVAALLGLAMIAQARGQSAETLDLCAYRLVFDEDFSDFRVAPRQLGDARWIAHTPWNGDFGDAAFSDPGPNGPFSVSGHTLSITARKSADGRWRSGLIAAADGSGKGSGVRYGYFEASLRMPPGPGTWPAFWLGTLKPGSDKSPGIEIDVIEYYGHADGGYRSAVHVWYEGKDKPLSRHRSQYVPVEPGSLVAGFHSYGARVTPEDITFYLDRRPVWRTPTPPEHRLPLFPLLNLALGSGFSIKDTPNPSVLQVGWVRIYEAEPARAARCPAAAP encoded by the coding sequence ATGACGGGCTCGCGGCGGGCACGGGCGTGCAGGCTGGCCGTCGCGGCGCTGCTCGGGCTGGCCATGATCGCCCAGGCGCGGGGGCAATCCGCCGAGACACTCGACTTGTGCGCCTATCGCCTGGTCTTCGACGAGGACTTTTCCGACTTCCGGGTCGCGCCGCGCCAGCTCGGCGACGCACGATGGATCGCCCACACGCCCTGGAACGGCGATTTCGGCGATGCCGCCTTCAGCGACCCGGGGCCGAACGGCCCGTTCTCGGTGAGCGGCCACACGCTGTCGATCACGGCGCGCAAGTCGGCCGACGGCCGCTGGCGCTCCGGCCTGATCGCGGCCGCCGACGGCAGCGGCAAGGGCAGCGGCGTGCGCTACGGCTATTTCGAGGCGAGCCTGCGCATGCCGCCGGGGCCGGGCACCTGGCCGGCGTTCTGGCTCGGCACCCTGAAGCCGGGCAGCGACAAGTCGCCGGGCATCGAGATCGACGTGATCGAGTATTACGGACATGCCGACGGCGGTTACCGCTCGGCCGTCCACGTCTGGTACGAGGGCAAGGACAAGCCGCTGTCGCGGCATCGTTCGCAATACGTGCCGGTGGAGCCGGGCTCGCTGGTGGCGGGCTTTCACAGCTACGGCGCGCGCGTGACGCCCGAGGACATCACGTTCTACCTCGACCGCCGCCCGGTATGGCGCACGCCGACGCCGCCCGAGCACCGCCTGCCGCTGTTTCCGCTGCTGAACCTAGCGCTCGGTTCGGGCTTCTCGATCAAGGACACGCCGAATCCCTCGGTGCTGCAGGTCGGCTGGGTGCGGATCTACGAAGCCGAGCCGGCGCGGGCGGCGCGCTGCCCGGCTGCCGCGCCTTGA
- a CDS encoding thioredoxin family protein, producing MLDARIKEQLKDKLLRYQTQAVEIAAAFDPGAESAKLRELLDEIVSVSARLTLVESSGDEMAAPSFSIGVPGEAPRIRFCGVPTGSEFTSVVLAILQVGGHRPKFDEALLARIEALGGDYAFDTFVSLTCPYCQEVVQALNGIAALNPGIRHRVIDIGLFPEEARARGIEVVPTLLMNEEWFGEGRTTATQITARLAGIEADMREALRAAGIEP from the coding sequence ATGCTGGATGCCCGCATCAAGGAGCAGTTGAAAGACAAGCTGCTTCGCTACCAGACGCAGGCGGTCGAGATTGCCGCCGCGTTCGACCCAGGCGCCGAGTCGGCGAAACTTCGCGAACTGCTCGATGAAATCGTTTCCGTGTCGGCGCGGCTGACGCTGGTCGAGTCGAGCGGGGACGAGATGGCGGCACCTTCGTTCTCGATCGGCGTGCCCGGCGAGGCGCCGCGCATCCGCTTCTGCGGTGTGCCCACCGGCAGCGAGTTCACCTCGGTGGTGCTGGCGATCCTGCAGGTGGGCGGCCACCGGCCGAAATTCGACGAGGCGCTGCTCGCGCGCATCGAAGCCCTGGGCGGCGACTACGCCTTCGACACCTTCGTTTCCCTGACCTGCCCCTATTGCCAGGAAGTGGTGCAGGCGCTCAACGGCATCGCGGCGCTGAACCCCGGCATCCGCCATCGCGTGATCGATATCGGCCTGTTCCCGGAGGAAGCCCGCGCGCGCGGCATCGAGGTGGTGCCCACCCTCCTGATGAACGAGGAATGGTTCGGCGAAGGCCGCACCACGGCCACGCAGATCACCGCGCGCCTGGCCGGGATCGAGGCCGACATGCGGGAAGCGCTGCGCGCGGCGGGCATCGAGCCCTGA
- a CDS encoding glutathione S-transferase family protein, producing the protein MSPTQLPIVTVFERSPDRGQGLARDMRVRWALEEAGQAYTVRLLSFAAMKQAEHRARHPFGQIPSYEEGELVLFESGAIVLHVAQRHPGLLSAEPNARARAIAWLFAALNTIEPPILDLQNLRFQERDQPWYAQRLPIVEDRIRARLDKLSERLGTADWLDGAFSVGDLMMVAVLLRLKPSGLLDEFPRLAAYAARAVGRPAYQRAFAAQLALFTTQSAAG; encoded by the coding sequence ATGAGCCCCACCCAGCTTCCCATCGTCACGGTGTTCGAACGCTCGCCCGATCGCGGCCAGGGGCTCGCGCGCGACATGCGGGTTCGCTGGGCGCTGGAGGAAGCGGGCCAGGCCTACACGGTGCGGCTGCTGTCGTTCGCCGCGATGAAGCAGGCCGAGCACCGCGCGCGCCATCCCTTCGGGCAGATTCCGAGCTACGAGGAAGGCGAGTTGGTGTTGTTCGAATCGGGCGCGATCGTGCTCCATGTCGCGCAGCGCCATCCGGGCCTGCTGAGCGCCGAGCCGAACGCCAGGGCGCGCGCGATCGCCTGGCTGTTCGCCGCGCTCAACACGATCGAACCGCCGATCCTCGATCTGCAGAACCTCAGGTTCCAGGAGCGCGACCAGCCCTGGTACGCGCAGCGCCTGCCGATCGTCGAGGATCGCATCCGGGCCCGGCTGGATAAATTGTCCGAGCGCCTGGGCACGGCCGACTGGCTCGACGGCGCATTCAGCGTGGGCGATCTGATGATGGTGGCGGTGTTGTTGCGCCTGAAACCTTCAGGGCTGCTGGACGAATTCCCGAGGCTGGCGGCCTACGCGGCGCGCGCCGTGGGGCGGCCCGCCTACCAGCGCGCCTTCGCCGCCCAACTGGCCCTATTCACGACGCAGTCGGCGGCGGGCTGA